A genome region from Chelonia mydas isolate rCheMyd1 chromosome 24, rCheMyd1.pri.v2, whole genome shotgun sequence includes the following:
- the APOC1 gene encoding apolipoprotein C-I gives MRPAVSISLILVALTVLADSAQAQPTELTLSEKFENFQNRLQAFADSIANITKAAFQELHHSELSEKTRNWFSEQFQKMKEKFSRDRSD, from the exons ATGCGGCCTGCAGTGTCCATTTCTCTGATCCTCGTGGCTCTGACGGTCCTGGCAG ACTCTGCTCAGGCTCAACCGACAGAGCTAACCCTGTCCgaaaagtttgagaacttccAGAACAGGCTGCAGGCCTTTGCTGACAGCATTGCAAATATAACCAAAGCTGCCTTCCAAGAACTGCATCACAGCGAGTTGAGCGAAAAGACCCG GAACTGGTTCTCTGAGCAATTCCAGAAGATGAAGGAGAAGTTTTCCAGGGACAGATCTGACTGA
- the LOC102933377 gene encoding apolipoprotein C-II, with the protein MAQSQGFRALLESQEGATLSTTANMGQMDLKIAVAFILLLFLCTEAASYRLQKREAQDSFSQIQEVAKNYWERLNSVVQGWLDSVKSWDIYEKTTSAAGTYTEILKDQVYHWWHGEQ; encoded by the exons ATGGCCCAGAGTCAAG GTTTCCGTGCCTTGCTTGAGTCTCAGGAAGGAGCCACGCTCTCTACAACAG caaatatGGGGCAGATGGATCTGAAAATTGCAGTGGCCTTCatcctgctgctgtttctctgcaCCG AGGCTGCCAGTTATCGGCTGCAGAAGCGAGAGGCTCAGGACTCATTCTCCCAGATCCAGGAGGTTGCCAAGAATTACTGGGAACGGCTGAATTCAGTGGTCCAGGGCTGGCTGGACAGTGTCAAATCTTG GGACATCTATGAAAAAACCACATCGGCTGCAGGGACCTACACAGAAATCCTGAAGGACCAGGTTTACCATTGGTGGCATGGGGAGCAGTAA